A stretch of Lathyrus oleraceus cultivar Zhongwan6 chromosome 6, CAAS_Psat_ZW6_1.0, whole genome shotgun sequence DNA encodes these proteins:
- the LOC127094336 gene encoding uncharacterized protein LOC127094336, with the protein MTYTELYPSLLQKGLVVPRPLGPPPDPFPPWYNPNAHCPFHEGAPGHDLEGCYALKHIVRELVENKILSFKDLGPNVKKASDGDVIKDVANIKTHLLAFHARLVEAGLVSACHKDCEEFAIHPGGCEMVRKDVQDLMNQGVLQVSSLVRKDEVVVIEPFFNLPEPVEITYRRKDIVQSVIHSSLVVICMPGPFPYESTKAVPWKYDITVIDKESEEVRREESLKVDGANVTNIAGTSQMTRSGRIYTPQFNVASQAPNKETTIAVPVRGQNMVQSNEDAEFLKIIKKSDYKVVDQLHQTPSKMSILSLLMCSPTHRNALLKVLAQAHVTQDITVGQFDGVVANITSCNTLSFNGGELSKEGQNHNSALHVSVKCQEDTLARVLVDTGSSLNVLPKRTLAKLDFQGLKMRPSALIVKAFDGSRRIVIGEVKLPILIGPHVFNITFQVMDINLAYNFLLGRPWIHAVGAVTSNLHQKMKFVINNKLVIISGEEDLMVSHLSSFRYIEADEDALETSFQALEIANTTFVEVKESVEKVIPSFASVKRTKTTIENESPEGWGQVIDISMKKGYVYGDQVNTVKEDTEDEDITNLVYQCEVTLTNWEAIEIPEVIPISK; encoded by the exons ATGACGTATACtgagttatatccctctctatTGCAAAAGGGGTTAGTGGTTCCTAGACCTTTGGGTCCACCTCCTGATCCTTTTCCTCCATGGTATAACCCAAATGCTCATTGCCCTTTCCATgagggtgcacctgggcatgatttagaaggatgttatgctttGAAGCATATAGTGCGAGAATTGGTGGAAAATAAGATTCTTTCATTCAAAGACTTGGGGCCTAATGTCAAGA AAGCATCGGATGGTGATGTGATCAAAGATGTTGCAAATATCAAGACTCATTTGCTAGCGTTCCATGCGAGACTAGTAGAAGCTGGTTTAGTTAGTGCTTGTCATAAAGATTGTGAAGAATTTGCCATTCATCCAGGAGGGTGTGAGATGGTACGAAAAGATGTCCAAGACTTGATGAACCAAGGAGTGTTACAAGTTAGTAGCCTCGTGAGAAAAGATGAAGTAGTTGTAATTGAGCCATTTTTCAATTTACCAGAGCCAGTTGAGATAACCTATAGAAGAAAAGATATTGTTCAGTCGGTTATTCACTCATCACTCGTGGTTATTTGCATGCCTGGTCCTTTCCCCTATGAAAGTACTAAGGCAGTACCATGGAAATATGATATAACTGTCATTGACAAAGAGTCTGAAGAGGTTAGACGAGAGGAAAGTTTGAAGGTTGATGGTGCCAATGTTACAAACATCGCAGGGACGAGCCAAATGACTCGCAGTGGGCGGATTTACACTCCCCAGTTTAATGTGGCCTCTCAAGCACCAAACAAAGAAACTACAATTGCAGTCCCTGTTAGGGGGCAAAATATGGTTCAATCCAATGAAGATGCTGAATTTTTGAAGATCATTAAAAAGAGTGATTACAAAGTAGTTGATCAGTTGCACCAGACGCCATCAAAAATGTCCATTTTATCCTTGCTTATGTGTTCCCCAACTCATAGGAATGCATTATTAAAAGTGCTAGCACAAGCCCACGTCACTCAAGATATAACGGTTGGTCAGTTTGATGGAGTGGTTGCCAATATCACATCTTGCAACACCCTGAGTTTCAATGGTGGAGAGTTGTCAAAGGAAGGACAAAATCACAATAGCGCCTTGCATGTGTCAGTGAAGTGCCAAGAGGATACTCTAGCAAGAGTTTTAGTGGATACAGGGTCctccctcaatgttctaccaaagaggaCACTTGCCAAATTAGATTTTCAAGGATTAAAAATGAGGCCAAGTGCACTAATTGttaaagcatttgatgggtcCCGGAGGATTGTGATTGGTGAAGTGAAGTTACCAATTTTGATTGGTCCACATGTATTTAACATaactttccaggtcatggatatcaaCCTTGCCTATAATTTCCTATTGGGGAGACCTTGGATACATGCCGTTGGGGCAGTAACCTCCAATTTAcatcagaaaatgaagtttgtcATCAATAATAAGCTTGTAATCATCTCTGGTGAAGAAGATCTCATGGTTAGCCACCTTTCCTCCTTTCGTTACATCGAGGCTGATGAAGATGCcttggaaacttctttccaagctctgGAGATAGCCAATACCACTTTTGTGGAAGTGAAGGAGTCTGTGGAGAAAGTCATCCCGTCATTTGCATCTGTTAAAAGGACAAAGACAACTATTGAGAATGAGAGTCCTGAAGGTTGGGGACAAGTTATTGACATTAGCATGAAGAAAG GCTATGTCTATGGAGATCAAGTCAACACAGTTAAAGAAGACACTGAAGATGAAGACATAACAAATTTGGTGTATCAGTGTGAAGTAACTTTGACCAATTGGGAAGCAATTGAGATTCCTGAAGTCATTCCTATATCAAAGTAA